In Aquimarina spinulae, a single window of DNA contains:
- a CDS encoding Glu/Leu/Phe/Val dehydrogenase dimerization domain-containing protein, producing the protein MKELLSKYENKTPEIVFNWKDAETEAEGWTVINSLRGGAAGGGTRMRKGLDMNEVLSLAKTMEVKFTVSGPAIGGAKSGINFDPDDPRKKGVLKRWYKAVSPLLKSYYGTGGDLNVDEIHEVIPITEECGVWHPQEGVFNGHFQPTEADKINRIGQLRQGVIKVLENTMFSPDVTKKYTVADMITGYGVAEAVRHYYTIYGGEVKGKKAVVQGFGNVGSAAAYYLSEMGAKIVGIIDHAGGLINEDGFSFEEIKELYLNKRGNKLYSEQRIPFDEMNERIWSLQTEIFAPCAASRLITKDQITKMIDSGLEVISCGANVPFADSEIFFGPIMEYTDERVSLIPDFISNCGMARVFAYFMERKVQMTDEAIFKDTSETIKKAIQDTYNEKQTETNISKTAFEIALRQLI; encoded by the coding sequence ATGAAAGAGTTATTAAGTAAATACGAAAATAAAACACCCGAAATAGTTTTTAATTGGAAAGATGCTGAAACTGAAGCAGAAGGATGGACAGTTATAAATTCATTGAGAGGTGGTGCTGCAGGCGGAGGAACCAGAATGCGTAAAGGATTAGATATGAATGAGGTCCTTTCTTTAGCAAAAACAATGGAAGTCAAATTTACAGTATCTGGCCCGGCAATAGGAGGAGCAAAGTCGGGTATTAATTTTGATCCTGATGATCCCCGCAAAAAAGGAGTTCTTAAACGCTGGTATAAAGCTGTATCTCCTTTGTTAAAAAGTTATTACGGTACAGGAGGAGATCTTAATGTAGATGAGATCCATGAGGTTATACCTATAACCGAAGAATGTGGAGTTTGGCACCCGCAAGAAGGAGTATTTAATGGTCATTTTCAACCTACCGAAGCTGATAAAATAAATAGAATAGGGCAACTGCGCCAGGGTGTTATTAAAGTACTAGAGAATACTATGTTTTCTCCCGATGTTACCAAAAAATATACTGTGGCAGATATGATTACAGGATATGGAGTAGCAGAGGCTGTACGGCACTATTATACTATTTATGGGGGTGAAGTAAAAGGGAAAAAAGCAGTAGTGCAAGGTTTTGGTAATGTAGGATCTGCAGCAGCATACTATCTTTCTGAGATGGGAGCAAAGATTGTGGGGATAATTGATCATGCCGGAGGACTTATAAACGAAGATGGCTTTTCGTTTGAAGAAATAAAAGAATTGTATTTAAATAAGAGAGGAAATAAGTTGTATAGCGAACAACGCATTCCTTTTGATGAAATGAATGAAAGAATATGGTCTTTACAAACCGAAATCTTTGCTCCTTGTGCAGCATCCAGATTGATTACTAAAGACCAAATTACCAAAATGATTGATTCTGGTTTAGAAGTTATTTCATGTGGAGCCAATGTACCTTTTGCAGATAGCGAAATATTTTTTGGTCCAATAATGGAATATACCGATGAACGAGTAAGCCTAATTCCCGATTTTATTTCTAACTGTGGAATGGCAAGAGTTTTTGCTTATTTTATGGAGCGAAAAGTACAGATGACTGATGAAGCTATTTTTAAAGACACTTCAGAAACCATAAAGAAAGCGATTCAGGATACATATAACGAAAAACAAACAGAAACCAATATCAGTAAAACAGCGTTTGAGATAGCTCTCAGACAGCTGATATAA